A genomic region of Desulfocurvibacter africanus subsp. africanus DSM 2603 contains the following coding sequences:
- a CDS encoding NlpC/P60 family protein, producing the protein MRPDLRDLAGIPFVDGGRDPAQGLDCWGLFRLAMQRFGHEVPDYALSAFATQLIGETAARELAAKWRRVERPEPGCAVCMALDPAAPGSVQHFGVYVGQGLFIHCLEKTGSILSHIGDKFWAGRIKGYYTWNA; encoded by the coding sequence TTGCGTCCTGACCTGCGCGACCTGGCCGGCATCCCCTTTGTGGACGGCGGCCGCGACCCGGCCCAGGGCCTGGACTGCTGGGGCCTGTTCCGCCTGGCCATGCAGCGTTTCGGCCACGAGGTGCCGGACTATGCGCTGTCGGCCTTTGCCACGCAGCTCATCGGCGAGACCGCGGCCCGCGAGCTGGCCGCCAAATGGCGGCGCGTGGAGCGCCCGGAGCCGGGCTGCGCCGTGTGCATGGCCCTGGACCCGGCCGCGCCCGGAAGCGTGCAGCACTTCGGGGTCTACGTGGGCCAGGGCCTGTTCATTCACTGCCTGGAGAAGACCGGCTCCATCCTGTCGCATATCGGCGACAAGTTCTGGGCCGGACGCATCAAGGGGTACTACACGTGGAATGCTTGA